A single genomic interval of Cupriavidus sp. MP-37 harbors:
- a CDS encoding UDP-glucuronic acid decarboxylase family protein has protein sequence MKESDRKRILVTGGAGFLGSHLCERLVRAGQDVLCVDNFYTGTKENIAHLLGRNNFELLRHDVTFPLYVEVDEIYNLACPASPVHYQHDPVQTTKTSVNGAINMLGLAKRLRARILQASTSEVYGDPEHHPQQEGYWGHVNPVGIRSCYDEGKRCAETLFMDYHRQHGLDVRIARIFNTYGPRMHPADGRVVSNFITQALAGQPLTVYGDGAQTRAFCYVDDMVDALIRLMEAPASGTPVNLGNPRETTMLEIAQAVLRATGSQSRIAMRPLPADDPHQRCPDITLARQLLGWEPHTALEDGLRRTVDYFAARLAAQAHAEGAPGNVVPVSATAREARAALS, from the coding sequence ATGAAGGAAAGCGATCGCAAGCGCATCCTGGTCACCGGTGGCGCGGGATTCCTCGGCTCGCACCTGTGCGAGCGGCTGGTGCGCGCCGGGCAGGACGTGCTGTGCGTGGACAACTTCTACACCGGCACCAAGGAGAACATCGCGCACCTGCTGGGCCGGAACAATTTCGAGCTGCTGCGCCACGACGTCACCTTCCCGCTGTACGTGGAAGTCGACGAGATCTACAACCTGGCGTGCCCGGCCTCGCCGGTGCACTACCAGCACGACCCGGTGCAGACCACCAAGACCAGCGTCAACGGCGCCATCAACATGCTGGGGCTGGCCAAGCGGCTCAGGGCGCGCATCCTGCAGGCCTCGACCAGCGAAGTCTATGGCGACCCCGAGCACCATCCGCAGCAGGAAGGCTACTGGGGCCACGTCAATCCGGTGGGCATCCGCTCCTGCTACGACGAAGGCAAGCGCTGCGCCGAGACCCTGTTCATGGACTACCACCGCCAGCACGGGCTGGACGTGCGCATCGCGCGCATCTTCAACACCTACGGGCCGCGCATGCACCCTGCCGACGGCCGCGTGGTATCCAACTTCATCACGCAGGCGCTGGCCGGGCAGCCGCTGACCGTTTACGGCGACGGCGCGCAGACGCGCGCCTTCTGCTATGTCGACGACATGGTCGACGCGCTGATCCGGCTGATGGAAGCGCCTGCCAGCGGCACGCCGGTCAACCTGGGCAACCCGCGCGAGACCACCATGCTGGAGATTGCGCAGGCGGTGCTGCGCGCCACCGGCTCGCAGTCCCGCATCGCGATGCGCCCGCTGCCGGCCGACGACCCGCACCAGCGCTGTCCCGACATCACGCTGGCGCGCCAGCTGCTGGGCTGGGAGCCGCACACCGCGCTCGAAGACGGCCTGCGCCGCACCGTCGATTACTTTGCCGCGCGGCTCGCCGCGCAGGCGCATGCCGAAGGCGCCCCGGGCAACGTGGTGCCGGTGTCGGCCACCGCGCGCGAAGCGCGTGCCGCGCTCAGTTGA
- a CDS encoding PIG-L deacetylase family protein, producing MGTAMVVDLAAAVTVISPHLDDAVFSCGGLIAAARAARVVTVFAGVPPADMPAPEWDQAAGFASAEQAVLSRRREDNHALTMLGAHAVWLDFWDSQYGRRYTPQQLADALHTVLLTQTEGVVVAPLGLFHSDHALVHDACRLLMLAAHARGPAWRTPPAAAPPPVQWLYYEDAIYRRMPGLLQQRLVQCRDSGLRATPVNLPVTQYLTQKSYALNAYQSQLQLFSEDRLCDLCAPERYWMLQPAGAGPA from the coding sequence ATGGGCACGGCGATGGTGGTCGATCTCGCCGCCGCGGTGACCGTGATCTCGCCGCACCTGGACGATGCCGTGTTCAGCTGCGGCGGGCTGATCGCGGCCGCGCGCGCGGCGCGCGTGGTGACGGTGTTCGCGGGCGTGCCGCCGGCGGACATGCCGGCCCCCGAGTGGGACCAGGCCGCCGGCTTTGCCAGCGCCGAGCAGGCGGTACTGTCGCGCCGCCGCGAAGACAACCACGCGCTCACCATGCTGGGCGCGCACGCGGTGTGGCTGGATTTCTGGGACAGCCAGTATGGCCGCCGCTACACCCCGCAACAGCTTGCCGACGCGCTGCACACCGTGCTGCTGACGCAGACCGAGGGCGTGGTGGTGGCCCCGCTCGGGCTGTTCCATTCCGACCATGCGCTGGTGCATGACGCCTGCCGGCTGCTGATGCTGGCCGCGCACGCGCGCGGCCCGGCCTGGCGCACGCCGCCCGCCGCGGCGCCGCCACCCGTGCAGTGGCTCTACTACGAGGACGCGATCTACCGCCGCATGCCCGGCCTGCTGCAGCAGCGGCTGGTGCAATGCCGGGACAGCGGCCTGCGCGCCACGCCCGTCAACCTGCCGGTGACGCAGTACCTGACGCAGAAGAGCTACGCGCTCAACGCCTACCAGAGCCAGCTGCAGCTGTTCAGCGAAGACCGGCTGTGCGACCTGTGCGCGCCCGAGCGCTACTGGATGCTGCAGCCGGCTGGCGCCGGGCCTGCCTGA
- a CDS encoding glycosyltransferase family 2 protein, whose amino-acid sequence MPIATTAAPGHPAPRARPCDISVVVLTHNRRDSVRTALARLSALPERPPIAVVDNASDDGTAAMVRCEFPHAALLRSARNLGAAGRNLGADWACTRYVAFCDDDCWWAPGSLSAACAMFERHPRVAALTARILVGEHRGEDPTCARMAASPLPSAMLPGRAILGLMAGATAFRTDAFRQAGGYHPRFFLGGEETLLALDLAARGWQLVYAPQLVVHHHPSPLRNPAQRRSLLARNAIWSAWLRLPWQVALEETAAALPQLWRCQGWRGLAEVLGGMPWVWQERRVIPPEVLKLRRRLRDPRA is encoded by the coding sequence ATGCCGATAGCAACCACCGCCGCCCCTGGCCACCCTGCCCCGCGCGCCCGCCCCTGCGACATCAGCGTGGTCGTGCTGACGCACAACCGCCGCGATTCGGTGCGCACCGCGCTGGCGCGCCTGAGCGCGCTGCCGGAACGCCCGCCCATCGCCGTGGTCGACAACGCCTCGGACGACGGCACCGCCGCCATGGTGCGGTGCGAGTTTCCGCACGCCGCGCTGCTGCGCAGCGCGCGCAACCTCGGCGCGGCCGGCCGCAACCTGGGCGCGGACTGGGCCTGCACCCGCTATGTCGCGTTCTGCGATGACGACTGCTGGTGGGCCCCCGGATCGCTGTCGGCGGCCTGCGCCATGTTCGAGCGCCATCCGCGCGTGGCCGCGCTGACGGCGCGCATCCTGGTGGGCGAGCACCGTGGCGAGGACCCCACCTGCGCGCGCATGGCGGCCAGCCCCCTGCCCTCCGCCATGCTGCCGGGCCGCGCCATCCTGGGCCTGATGGCCGGCGCCACCGCGTTCCGCACCGATGCGTTCCGCCAGGCCGGCGGCTATCATCCGCGCTTCTTTCTCGGCGGCGAGGAAACGCTGCTGGCGCTGGATCTCGCTGCGCGCGGCTGGCAACTGGTGTACGCGCCGCAGCTGGTGGTGCATCACCATCCCAGTCCGCTGCGCAATCCGGCGCAGCGCCGCTCGCTGCTGGCGCGCAATGCGATCTGGTCGGCCTGGCTGCGCTTGCCCTGGCAGGTGGCGCTGGAGGAAACCGCGGCGGCCCTGCCGCAGCTGTGGCGCTGCCAGGGATGGCGCGGCCTGGCCGAGGTGCTGGGCGGCATGCCCTGGGTCTGGCAGGAGCGCCGCGTGATCCCGCCGGAGGTGTTGAAACTGCGCCGCCGGCTGCGCGACCCGCGCGCCTGA
- a CDS encoding ABC transporter transmembrane domain-containing protein, protein MPQTIRPASRRRIAAELFRAIWRFRARVLVAVSLLLLAKACAVAVPLMLKLVVDEVTPAAAGTDAARLGLVAMPVFLVLAYAILRLLGNAFSELRDVVFAYVTQSTVAGFMERAFAHLHALGARFHAQRATGSVIRDLEKGTAAIGFLLGVAVFTIVPTLMEIVSVLAIMIGAYGAAFAAIILGVFVLYAGFTYVFTQRRMRVQRQVNAVEATTNSKVVDSLLNYDTVKFFARESFETRRLSEMLQRWIGISVENQYALSALHIGQSLCIAVGVGAVMLLATQRVIQGSLSVGDLVLINAYIIQVVLPLNTLGFIFRESNDAMTNVERLFALLDAHGKPGEDSDAPAARPLRVSRGEIVFDRVNFSYDPSHQTLWDVSFRAGAGQTVAVVGGSGSGKSTLARLLFRLYQPDSGSISIDGQDLRLVTQRSLREVIGIVPQDTILFNDTIAYNIGYGREGATRADIVAAARAAQLDAFIDRLPDGYETQVGERGVRLSGGERQRVAIARAMLKRPPIVVFDEATSALDTRAERAIQQELSEVARGRTALIIAHRLSTIVDADRILVMEHGRIVEDGNHATLLERGGIYTQMWQLQQQQRELERAERRLALQPVRLEILLASVVDGLRELIAERHINLFTVQSESELRVTGDPGVLQKAIWELCQHMIASIEPGGRLELRLERLDGQAGLRLSATPGELPLPDVQGLREWLAEHGVTLTADGPTHAYQLLMPMRAVQEPEPRRAPAAAPGAGPAPEAPEVPDAQALKGLRVLLLDDDEPTREVLSASLEDYGAHAIAQQRGDDVIALLAGTHPGQWPQVLLCDLALDEEDGYTVLRRVRRLEAQMQVPLGKRMTAIALSGHAEPQDRMRALMAGFQLHLSKPVRVGELVAAIRSLAVRSTQDAQEA, encoded by the coding sequence ATGCCCCAGACCATCCGCCCCGCCTCGCGCCGCCGCATCGCCGCGGAACTGTTCCGCGCGATCTGGCGCTTCCGTGCCCGCGTGCTGGTCGCGGTGTCGCTGCTGCTGCTGGCCAAGGCCTGCGCGGTGGCCGTGCCGCTGATGCTCAAGCTGGTGGTCGACGAGGTCACGCCGGCGGCGGCCGGCACCGATGCCGCGCGCCTGGGGCTGGTGGCGATGCCGGTGTTCCTGGTGCTGGCCTATGCCATCCTGCGGCTGCTCGGCAACGCCTTCAGCGAGCTGCGCGACGTGGTCTTTGCCTACGTGACGCAGAGCACGGTGGCGGGCTTCATGGAACGCGCCTTTGCGCACCTGCATGCGCTGGGCGCGCGCTTCCACGCGCAGCGCGCCACCGGCAGCGTGATCCGCGACCTGGAGAAAGGCACCGCGGCGATCGGCTTCCTGCTGGGCGTGGCGGTCTTCACCATCGTGCCGACGCTGATGGAGATCGTGTCGGTGCTGGCCATCATGATCGGTGCCTATGGCGCGGCCTTCGCCGCCATCATCCTGGGCGTGTTCGTGCTGTACGCCGGCTTTACCTATGTCTTCACGCAGCGGCGCATGCGCGTGCAGCGCCAGGTCAATGCGGTCGAGGCCACCACCAACAGCAAGGTGGTGGACAGCCTGCTCAACTACGACACCGTCAAGTTCTTCGCGCGCGAGTCCTTCGAAACCCGACGGCTGTCCGAGATGCTGCAGCGCTGGATCGGCATCAGCGTCGAAAACCAGTATGCGCTGTCGGCCCTGCATATCGGGCAGAGCCTGTGCATCGCGGTGGGGGTGGGCGCGGTGATGCTGCTGGCCACGCAGCGGGTGATTCAGGGCTCGCTGTCGGTGGGCGACCTGGTGCTGATCAACGCCTACATCATCCAGGTGGTGCTGCCGCTCAATACGCTGGGCTTTATCTTCCGCGAGTCGAACGACGCCATGACCAACGTCGAGCGGCTGTTCGCGCTGCTCGACGCCCACGGCAAGCCCGGCGAGGACAGCGACGCGCCGGCCGCGCGCCCGTTGCGCGTCAGCCGCGGCGAGATCGTGTTCGACCGCGTCAACTTCAGCTACGACCCCAGCCACCAGACCCTGTGGGACGTCAGCTTCCGCGCCGGCGCGGGCCAGACCGTGGCGGTGGTCGGCGGCAGCGGCTCGGGCAAGTCGACGCTGGCGCGCCTGCTGTTCCGGCTGTACCAGCCCGACAGCGGCAGCATCAGCATCGACGGCCAGGACCTGCGCCTGGTGACGCAGCGCAGCCTGCGCGAAGTGATCGGCATCGTGCCGCAGGACACCATCCTGTTCAACGACACCATCGCCTACAACATCGGCTACGGCCGCGAAGGCGCCACCCGTGCCGACATCGTCGCGGCGGCGCGCGCGGCGCAGCTCGACGCCTTTATCGACCGCCTGCCCGACGGCTACGAAACCCAGGTGGGCGAGCGCGGCGTGCGCCTGTCGGGCGGCGAGCGCCAGCGCGTGGCGATTGCGCGCGCGATGCTGAAGCGCCCGCCCATCGTGGTATTCGACGAGGCTACCTCGGCGCTGGACACGCGCGCGGAGCGCGCGATCCAGCAGGAGCTGTCCGAAGTTGCGCGCGGGCGCACCGCGCTGATCATCGCGCACCGGCTCTCGACCATCGTCGATGCCGACCGCATCCTGGTGATGGAGCATGGCCGCATCGTCGAAGACGGCAACCACGCCACGCTGCTGGAGCGCGGCGGCATCTACACGCAGATGTGGCAGTTGCAGCAGCAGCAGCGCGAGCTGGAGCGCGCCGAGCGGCGCCTGGCGCTGCAGCCGGTGCGCCTCGAGATCCTGCTGGCGAGCGTGGTCGACGGGCTGCGCGAACTGATCGCCGAGCGCCATATCAACCTGTTCACGGTGCAGAGCGAGTCCGAGCTGCGCGTCACTGGCGATCCGGGCGTGCTGCAGAAGGCGATCTGGGAGCTGTGCCAGCACATGATCGCCAGCATCGAGCCGGGCGGACGGCTGGAACTGCGGCTGGAGCGGCTGGACGGCCAGGCCGGCCTGCGCCTGTCCGCCACCCCGGGCGAGCTGCCGTTGCCGGATGTGCAGGGCCTGCGCGAATGGCTGGCCGAGCACGGCGTCACGCTGACGGCCGACGGCCCCACGCACGCCTACCAGCTGCTGATGCCGATGCGCGCCGTGCAGGAGCCCGAGCCGCGCCGCGCGCCGGCCGCGGCGCCAGGCGCCGGGCCCGCGCCCGAGGCGCCGGAGGTGCCCGATGCGCAGGCGCTCAAGGGCCTGCGGGTGCTGCTGCTGGACGACGACGAGCCCACGCGCGAGGTGCTGAGCGCCTCGCTCGAAGACTACGGCGCCCATGCCATCGCGCAGCAGCGCGGCGACGACGTGATCGCGCTGCTGGCGGGAACGCATCCGGGGCAGTGGCCGCAGGTGCTGCTGTGCGACCTCGCGCTCGACGAGGAAGACGGCTACACCGTGCTGCGTCGGGTGCGGCGGCTCGAAGCGCAGATGCAGGTGCCGCTGGGCAAACGCATGACCGCGATCGCGCTGTCCGGGCATGCCGAGCCGCAGGACCGCATGCGCGCGCTGATGGCGGGGTTCCAGCTGCACCTGTCCAAGCCGGTGCGGGTGGGCGAGCTGGTGGCGGCGATCCGCTCGCTGGCGGTGCGCTCCACGCAGGACGCGCAGGAGGCGTAG
- a CDS encoding UdgX family uracil-DNA binding protein (This protein belongs to the uracil DNA glycosylase superfamily, members of which act in excision repair of DNA. However, it belongs more specifically to UdgX branch, whose founding member was found to bind uracil in DNA (where it does not belong), without cleaving it, appears to promote DNA repair by a pathway involving RecA, rather than base excision.), with protein sequence MPERNKPPVSRGELNECRRCPLWRNATQGVPGAGAAHARIMLVGEQPGSQEDLQGSPFVGPAGHLLDEALQAAGLDRDKLFMTNAVKHFKFEWRGKRRLHKSPAQQEIEACNLWLERELEQVHPTVVVALGATAARAVLGRKSVTLAGMMETPVEHEGRLVIATYHPSFALRQRSDEARAAAFDRIVRSLQAAARLARGARP encoded by the coding sequence ATGCCCGAGCGCAACAAGCCGCCTGTCAGCCGCGGCGAACTCAACGAATGCCGGCGCTGCCCGTTGTGGCGCAACGCCACCCAGGGCGTGCCCGGCGCCGGCGCGGCCCACGCGCGCATCATGCTGGTCGGCGAACAGCCGGGCTCGCAGGAAGACCTGCAGGGCTCGCCCTTTGTCGGGCCGGCCGGACACCTGCTCGATGAAGCGCTGCAGGCCGCCGGCCTGGACCGCGACAAGCTCTTCATGACCAACGCGGTCAAGCATTTCAAGTTCGAGTGGCGCGGCAAGCGCCGGCTGCACAAATCGCCCGCGCAGCAGGAAATCGAAGCCTGCAACCTGTGGCTGGAGCGCGAGCTGGAGCAAGTGCACCCGACCGTGGTGGTGGCGCTCGGCGCCACCGCGGCGCGCGCGGTGCTGGGCCGCAAGAGCGTGACGCTGGCGGGCATGATGGAGACACCGGTGGAGCATGAGGGGCGGCTGGTCATCGCGACCTACCACCCCTCCTTTGCCCTGCGCCAGCGCAGCGACGAGGCGCGTGCGGCGGCCTTCGACCGCATCGTGCGCAGCCTGCAGGCTGCCGCGCGCCTGGCGCGCGGCGCCAGGCCCTGA
- a CDS encoding zinc-binding dehydrogenase encodes MKAAVSLAGQAPVYQEFDDPAAGPGQVVVKVAAAALTRLDMAIAEGRHYIKPAAGRFVVGREGVGRLADGRRVYFNVNAPRAPYGSMAQHALVDPALTFPVPDGIDDARAAALGNAGLAAWLPLSWRARMQPGETVLVLGATGISGLLAVAAAKLLGAGRVIAAGRDVRALQRARRLGADAVVPLDQPGDLLDAYRNAADGNVDVVLDYLCGAPAEAALLALGHGGRLVHIGTTVAPTITFAGGAARQACFDIMGFAYYHAPIEAQAQAYAELCRHTAAGRMEIDIVAEPLEAVGRVWAAQAKGARQRFVLVP; translated from the coding sequence ATGAAAGCAGCGGTATCGCTCGCCGGCCAGGCGCCGGTGTACCAGGAGTTCGATGACCCGGCCGCCGGGCCCGGCCAGGTCGTGGTCAAGGTTGCCGCGGCAGCGCTGACGCGGCTCGACATGGCCATTGCCGAAGGCCGCCACTACATCAAGCCGGCCGCGGGCCGCTTCGTGGTGGGGCGCGAGGGCGTGGGGCGCCTTGCCGACGGCCGGCGCGTCTACTTCAACGTCAATGCGCCGCGCGCGCCGTACGGCTCGATGGCGCAGCACGCGCTGGTGGACCCGGCGCTGACCTTCCCGGTGCCGGACGGCATCGACGACGCGCGCGCGGCAGCGCTGGGCAACGCCGGCCTGGCGGCATGGCTGCCATTGTCATGGCGCGCGCGCATGCAGCCGGGCGAAACCGTGCTGGTGCTCGGCGCCACTGGCATCTCCGGGCTGCTGGCGGTGGCCGCGGCCAAGCTGCTGGGCGCGGGCCGCGTAATCGCCGCCGGGCGCGACGTGCGGGCCCTGCAGCGGGCCCGCCGGCTGGGCGCGGATGCGGTGGTGCCGCTCGATCAGCCGGGCGACCTGCTCGACGCGTATCGCAACGCCGCCGACGGCAACGTCGACGTCGTGCTCGACTATCTCTGCGGCGCGCCCGCCGAAGCCGCGCTGCTGGCGCTGGGCCACGGCGGGCGCCTGGTCCACATCGGCACCACGGTGGCGCCGACCATCACCTTTGCCGGCGGCGCCGCGCGCCAGGCCTGCTTCGACATCATGGGCTTCGCCTACTATCACGCCCCCATCGAGGCGCAGGCACAGGCCTATGCCGAACTATGCCGCCACACCGCGGCCGGCCGCATGGAAATCGATATCGTCGCCGAACCGCTGGAAGCGGTCGGGCGGGTGTGGGCGGCGCAAGCCAAGGGGGCGCGCCAGCGCTTCGTGCTCGTGCCCTGA
- a CDS encoding LacI family DNA-binding transcriptional regulator — translation MSKPTIKQIAEALDVHPSTVSRVLNPQTRHRIGDELVARVLKAAQDLHYSPNRIAAALRTRRSGTIGVVVPDIGSPVFPPIVLGIENALSRHRYIPIVANAGGDKARQTFIVDQLLARQVDGLILATAERNDPVVDHCLAQGVPLVMVNRSDDGGRVSSIVGDHRQAMALAVGHLHALGHRRIGHVAGPSSLSTGHEREAGFLQAVAELGLRGSHCPVVRAPAYTEAAGEAACAQLLAQRRRVTAVVAANDFLALGCYAAVRAIGGSCPSDLSVVGHNDMLLMHAVAPALTTIRVPFYEMGTRAAALMLGALDGSITTTARTLLAPELVVRASTRAV, via the coding sequence ATGAGCAAACCCACCATCAAGCAGATTGCCGAAGCGCTCGACGTGCATCCGTCGACGGTGTCGCGCGTGCTCAACCCGCAGACCCGCCACCGCATCGGCGACGAACTGGTGGCACGGGTGCTGAAGGCGGCGCAGGACCTGCACTACTCGCCCAACCGGATTGCCGCGGCACTGCGCACGCGGCGCTCGGGCACCATCGGCGTGGTGGTGCCGGACATCGGCAGCCCGGTGTTCCCGCCCATCGTGCTCGGCATCGAGAACGCCCTGTCGCGCCACCGCTATATCCCGATCGTGGCCAACGCCGGCGGCGACAAGGCGCGCCAGACCTTTATCGTCGACCAGCTGCTGGCGCGGCAGGTCGACGGCCTGATCCTGGCCACCGCCGAGCGCAACGACCCGGTGGTGGACCATTGCCTGGCACAGGGCGTGCCGCTGGTGATGGTCAACCGCAGCGACGATGGCGGGCGCGTCTCCAGCATTGTCGGCGACCACCGCCAGGCGATGGCGCTCGCCGTCGGCCACCTGCACGCACTGGGCCACCGGCGCATCGGGCATGTCGCCGGCCCGTCCAGCCTGTCGACCGGGCATGAACGCGAAGCGGGCTTCCTGCAGGCGGTGGCCGAGCTGGGCCTGCGCGGGTCGCACTGCCCGGTGGTGCGGGCGCCGGCCTACACGGAGGCCGCCGGCGAGGCCGCGTGCGCGCAACTGCTGGCGCAGCGCCGGCGCGTCACCGCGGTGGTGGCCGCCAATGACTTCCTGGCGCTGGGCTGCTACGCGGCCGTGCGCGCCATCGGCGGCAGCTGCCCGTCCGACCTGTCGGTGGTCGGGCACAACGACATGCTGCTGATGCATGCGGTCGCCCCGGCGCTGACCACCATCCGCGTGCCGTTCTACGAGATGGGAACGCGCGCCGCCGCGTTGATGCTGGGCGCGCTGGACGGCAGCATCACCACCACGGCGCGGACCCTGCTGGCGCCGGAACTGGTGGTCAGGGCATCGACCCGGGCTGTGTAA
- a CDS encoding LysR substrate-binding domain-containing protein has translation MDLRQLRYFKVLATLQHFGRASAALHIAQPALSRQIRLLEEELGVRLLERHVRGATPTPEGLVLLDRASFLLRYADQVKVDIADLAASPRGLVALGLTPALAPLLFIPLAEALREQYPEIRLRLVENFAPALQDALLQGTLDVGLLSGPVSSPGVSAVPLVAESLCAIGPWGDAALGDGPVEIEQLQGLPMILTGVPKSGVRLALEALAARQGLELQVTMEVESIEVARRLVARGFGWTVHFAAAIREELLAQRLRAVPIRGLELQRMIGYAAARPPSRASLAVMETLRRVARELTVGGSWPHSRLLGEMGDGGS, from the coding sequence ATGGACCTTCGCCAACTTCGCTATTTCAAGGTGCTGGCCACGCTGCAGCACTTCGGCCGCGCCTCGGCGGCGCTGCATATCGCACAGCCCGCGCTCAGCCGCCAGATCCGGCTGCTCGAGGAAGAGCTGGGCGTGCGGCTGCTGGAGCGCCACGTGCGCGGCGCCACGCCCACGCCCGAGGGCCTGGTGCTGCTGGACCGCGCGTCGTTTTTGCTGCGCTATGCCGACCAGGTCAAGGTCGACATCGCCGACCTCGCTGCCTCGCCGCGCGGGCTGGTGGCGCTGGGACTGACGCCGGCGCTGGCGCCGCTGCTGTTCATCCCGCTGGCCGAGGCGTTGCGCGAGCAGTATCCGGAGATCCGGCTGCGCCTGGTGGAGAACTTTGCGCCCGCGCTGCAGGATGCGCTGCTGCAAGGCACGCTCGACGTGGGGCTGCTGAGCGGGCCGGTGTCGAGCCCCGGGGTCTCGGCGGTGCCGCTGGTGGCGGAGAGCCTTTGCGCGATCGGGCCGTGGGGCGACGCGGCGCTGGGGGATGGGCCGGTGGAAATCGAACAGCTGCAGGGCCTGCCGATGATCCTGACCGGCGTGCCGAAGTCAGGCGTGCGGCTGGCGCTGGAAGCGCTGGCGGCGCGCCAGGGGCTGGAGCTGCAGGTCACGATGGAAGTCGAGTCGATCGAGGTGGCGAGGCGCCTGGTGGCGCGCGGGTTCGGCTGGACGGTGCATTTTGCCGCGGCGATACGGGAAGAACTGCTGGCGCAGCGGCTACGGGCGGTGCCGATTCGCGGGCTGGAGTTGCAGCGGATGATCGGCTATGCGGCGGCACGGCCGCCGTCGCGGGCTTCGCTTGCGGTGATGGAGACGTTGAGGCGGGTGGCTAGGGAGCTGACTGTGGGGGGGAGTTGGCCTCATAGTAGGTTGTTGGGGGAGATGGGGGATGGTGGGTCTTAG